From one Desulfitibacter alkalitolerans DSM 16504 genomic stretch:
- a CDS encoding TIGR02677 family protein, translating to MDEKLFQQLIEVNYLTTENAWRYRSILRFFYEQHERLRHYLFPEEVYVHLKKNPYFHKYTMEQLQQDLNQLVEWKNLIPRQDMGRVTTIEEFKRKKFRYQCTPYTVEIERMVVSLEDKGDAFGGSLEKTLFDRLLNSLMKITSKEAVKDLPLENLFSLWEEMYDNFRKLAENATDYLAHLESEKVEEIMMTEAFLVYKDSVANYLRNFMTSLQRTAFRIESLIAETQQDSIKEVAQKLAEYYLSIPRLEEKVSKEILVEKYLNQWQSISAWFMTQERQESDMAYLQKATNETIRRMTRFAQRLGEKHHNFKSRRKDYLHLANWFYRCNTIKEAHLLSSYVFGSFHTRHLYADVKKTEDIYAEVWDEPPIKVTLKPRIRNYREKTRTGAIISRKKEKEETMEVFMQEREAEQRLIDQVVNNDKIDLKNITSKDPYIRKTLLNWIGKCMGSKDMMAKTENGRTIKLVQVSCKEVTLEWNDGVIKIPDFQIEFL from the coding sequence ATGGACGAAAAGCTTTTTCAACAACTAATTGAAGTAAATTATCTTACTACAGAAAATGCTTGGCGCTATCGGTCTATTCTGCGGTTTTTTTATGAACAACATGAAAGGTTGCGCCATTATTTATTCCCTGAGGAAGTCTATGTGCATTTAAAGAAAAATCCGTATTTTCATAAATATACTATGGAACAGCTCCAGCAGGATTTAAATCAACTGGTCGAGTGGAAAAATCTGATTCCTCGTCAGGACATGGGACGAGTTACTACAATTGAAGAGTTTAAGAGGAAAAAGTTTCGTTACCAGTGCACCCCTTACACAGTTGAGATTGAAAGAATGGTTGTTTCCCTTGAGGACAAAGGTGATGCGTTTGGAGGATCCTTGGAAAAGACCCTTTTTGATCGCCTGCTTAACTCGTTAATGAAAATTACTTCAAAAGAGGCAGTCAAGGATTTGCCTTTGGAAAACCTATTTAGTTTATGGGAAGAGATGTATGACAATTTTCGCAAGTTAGCAGAAAATGCTACAGATTATTTAGCACATTTAGAAAGTGAAAAAGTAGAAGAAATAATGATGACAGAAGCCTTTTTGGTATATAAAGACTCTGTTGCCAATTATCTGCGCAATTTCATGACTTCTTTACAGAGAACAGCTTTTCGAATAGAATCCTTGATTGCAGAAACCCAACAGGATTCTATTAAAGAAGTGGCACAAAAGTTGGCCGAATATTATCTAAGCATACCTCGTTTAGAGGAAAAGGTAAGCAAAGAGATTCTGGTAGAGAAGTATCTAAACCAGTGGCAGAGTATATCAGCATGGTTTATGACCCAAGAAAGGCAGGAAAGTGACATGGCTTATTTACAGAAAGCCACTAATGAGACTATTCGGCGCATGACCCGTTTCGCCCAACGATTAGGAGAAAAACACCATAATTTTAAAAGCAGGCGTAAGGACTACCTTCACCTGGCAAATTGGTTTTACCGATGTAATACCATAAAAGAAGCTCACCTACTATCCTCTTATGTATTTGGATCTTTTCACACCCGACATTTGTATGCTGATGTCAAGAAAACTGAAGACATATATGCAGAAGTCTGGGACGAGCCACCTATCAAAGTGACCCTTAAACCACGCATCCGGAACTATAGAGAAAAGACACGAACAGGCGCAATTATTAGTCGTAAAAAGGAAAAGGAAGAAACAATGGAAGTATTTATGCAAGAAAGGGAGGCAGAGCAAAGGTTAATTGACCAAGTGGTCAATAACGATAAGATAGATTTAAAGAATATTACTTCTAAAGATCCTTATATACGTAAAACACTACTGAATTGGATCGGAAAGTGCATGGGAAGTAAGGATATGATGGCTAAAACAGAAAATGGCCGCACAATTAAACTGGTACAGGTAAGTTGTAAAGAAGTCACTCTAGAATGGAATGATGGGGTTATTAAAATACCAGATTTTCAGATAGAATTTCTATAG
- a CDS encoding TIGR02678 family protein, producing the protein MKQENRRQEFDETAKEASQYLLEQFWILRDEQPEIYQMVREREHALRAYFMDKLGLHLIVHRYFAKLEKIPAEPEVWMGIDAFKEVKDYSILCCLLAFLEGKNVDEQFLLSDLCEELQSLFPGEEGLDWTHYEHRKSLVRVLQLAADLGVVKLVDGDISGFSYAETYEVLYEVPVVSRYFMRSYPKDLHRLNSKEELFKSEWDGNDENSGVSRRHRVYRQLFLSPVMYSAGSNDQDFIYLRNFRNRILEDLEKHTDFQFELYRNTALLSMPERKARLTLFPENKAIADIALQFGGYVRERQQIDEIPLQYDGSFYIMPADYEKWIVVLKERFGKGWSKQYREALISEIAKDLLEYMVSWKMASKDKETKVISLHPLLVRIVGVYPEDFDEAGACNG; encoded by the coding sequence ATGAAGCAGGAAAATAGACGACAAGAATTTGATGAAACTGCCAAGGAGGCATCTCAGTATCTGTTGGAACAGTTTTGGATTCTGAGAGATGAACAACCAGAAATATATCAGATGGTACGTGAAAGAGAGCATGCTCTTCGAGCCTATTTTATGGACAAATTAGGTCTTCATTTAATTGTTCATAGATATTTTGCTAAACTGGAGAAGATTCCAGCTGAACCTGAGGTATGGATGGGTATTGATGCTTTTAAGGAAGTAAAAGACTACAGCATACTATGCTGTCTCTTGGCTTTTCTAGAAGGTAAAAATGTTGATGAGCAATTCCTTTTATCTGATTTATGTGAAGAACTCCAAAGCCTATTTCCTGGGGAAGAAGGTCTTGATTGGACTCATTATGAACATCGGAAGTCATTGGTTAGGGTGTTACAACTGGCTGCAGATTTGGGTGTAGTAAAGCTTGTAGATGGTGATATTTCTGGATTCAGTTATGCCGAAACTTATGAGGTTTTATATGAGGTCCCTGTGGTTAGTCGTTATTTTATGCGATCTTATCCAAAGGACTTACATAGGCTAAATAGCAAAGAAGAGTTATTTAAATCAGAATGGGATGGAAACGACGAAAATTCTGGTGTAAGTAGACGACATAGGGTCTACCGCCAGCTTTTTCTTTCCCCTGTTATGTATTCTGCGGGCTCAAATGACCAGGACTTTATTTATTTGCGAAACTTTCGTAATCGTATTTTGGAAGACCTTGAAAAACATACTGATTTCCAATTTGAGCTCTATCGTAATACGGCATTATTATCTATGCCAGAGAGAAAGGCTAGATTGACACTTTTCCCTGAGAATAAAGCAATAGCAGATATTGCTCTACAGTTTGGGGGGTATGTTAGGGAGCGCCAGCAAATAGATGAAATACCACTCCAATATGATGGATCCTTTTATATAATGCCAGCAGATTATGAAAAATGGATAGTAGTTTTAAAAGAACGTTTTGGAAAAGGGTGGAGTAAGCAGTATAGAGAGGCTTTGATATCAGAAATAGCTAAAGATCTTTTAGAATACATGGTTAGCTGGAAAATGGCGTCTAAGGATAAAGAGACCAAGGTTATTTCTTTACACCCATTACTGGTGCGTATTGTAGGAGTTTATCCTGAGGACTTTGATGAGGCAGGTGCTTGCAATGGTTAA